A genome region from Candidatus Methanomethylophilaceae archaeon includes the following:
- a CDS encoding HPP family protein, with protein MDNPFRPSEKYSGTTIVITAAAAFAALAFLAFLDQTLSNPYLVASFGATAVLIYGAPKAPFSKPKNVFFGHLFSGIIGIATAFILVKAGCFEEWKWAGIGIAGCLAIITMMLTGTIHPPGGATAITCVISGFASIDRLFVPIMLGVVIMMGIAYCANYAKERLQKERKPQDSSS; from the coding sequence ATGGATAATCCGTTCAGACCGAGCGAGAAATACAGCGGAACGACTATAGTGATAACAGCGGCAGCAGCATTCGCCGCGCTGGCCTTCCTCGCGTTCCTTGACCAGACGCTGTCTAACCCGTACTTGGTGGCCTCTTTCGGAGCCACTGCCGTGCTCATATACGGCGCGCCCAAGGCCCCTTTCTCGAAGCCCAAGAACGTCTTCTTCGGGCATCTGTTCTCCGGGATCATCGGGATAGCCACCGCATTCATCCTTGTAAAGGCGGGATGCTTCGAGGAATGGAAATGGGCCGGGATAGGCATCGCCGGATGCCTCGCCATAATAACGATGATGCTCACCGGGACCATACACCCTCCCGGAGGCGCCACGGCCATCACCTGCGTCATAAGTGGTTTCGCCTCCATCGACCGCCTGTTCGTGCCGATCATGCTGGGTGTCGTGATAATGATGGGCATCGCCTACTGCGCCAATTACGCGAAAGAAAGGCTGCAGAAGGAAAGGAAACCGCAGGACTCCTCTTCGTAA